The genomic window ATATTGCTGGTCAAGCGCCCATTTCATCTCGGCCAGAGTCAGCCCGCTGCCGTATGCGGCATATGATTCGGTCATGACAAGCGGCTGCCGCATCTGTCTCCCGACCGAGGATGCGTATTTGACGAAATGATGACTGCGTTTGTCCGGGAACAACTGGCGCCAGATGGCGTCAACGGCCGGCAGATCCAGCGCGCGCAGGGAACGCAGAATATGCCCGTAGCCGTAAATGACGTTGCCCTTGGGGTCGTCGTCCCCGCCAAAATGACCGCCGGAAAGCAGGTTGTGCCGCCGGCACCAGTCGCGCAGGGGCAGCAGATAACGCTCCACAAATAATCGCGAGCGCGCGTCAAAATAGTCAACCCGGGCGCGCAACTCGTCGTTTTTGCCGTCCGCCGGCTCAAAAAGACAGGGGAGATAAGGGAGAATGTCATATCCTTTCAACTCCCGGAATTTCTCCCGGAAATCCGGGGTCCAGGTCAGTTGGTCGGAGTTGGCATAAATCATGGAAGGCTCGTCTGTAAAGGCGAAGCGGATCGTTCCGCCGAACCAGCGCCCAAGATGTTCGGCCAGCCGGTCGTGCGTGATCCGGATGAATGTTTCAACCGCCTTCGGGCTCAGCACGTTCGCATATGGAGGCATGCCGGGCCGTTCATCAATTTTTTTTGCGTAATAAACGCGGAACACGGAGTCCCCGGGAAGTTCTTGAATTGTCTGGCCGGCGAAAAACAGTTTCCATCCTTCGGGAGCGCGGATTGCCGCGCAGAGCACGTCCGGCGGGANNNNNNNNNNNNNNNNNNNNNNNNNNNNNNNNNNNNNNNNNNNNNNNNNNNNNNNNNNNNNNNNNNNNNNNNNNNNNNNNNNNNNNNNNNNNNNNNNNNNGAAGGCCGGCCGCCGGCATGTCCCAGCACCAATGTCGCCTCCGGATGATCGGCCAAATGTCTCCTGAACCTGTCCGGATGGGCAAACTGCTGGGCGGGATTATAGTCCGAAATTTCCCAGCTATGGGTAACGAGCGGTTTTCCGGACCGGCCGGCCAGCGAAAAGGCCCTTGCGTAATCCGGATGGTCGGCCTCCAGCTTATGAAACGCCGGATGAATTTTCAGCCCGACACAGGACGGCTCGGCCAACTCGCCGGCGACCCTTGCGCATTGCGATTCATTCATGGAGGGATGGAAAATGCTCATATACCTGATCCGCTTCGGCGCATATTCCAACAAGGCCGTTACGCACTCCCTTGCGCTGGTGTTTTTATCAACCAGGGCGTTATTCGGGATCAAAAACAACCGCGCAATCCCCGTTTGATCCATGGCGGCAATCCAGTCCGCCGCGGAAAAATCCTCATCCGGCGTCGGAAAGCCGAAAAGATTTCTGTTGCCGGGCATGACGTTGTGGGCGTGCGCGTCCACAATGAACGGTTCCCCGCGTTGCCATGTTCCGGCCGGAGGAATTTCGGGCGGCAGTCCGAACAATCTGCGAAGATTATTGCCGGCCAGGGCGCATTTTTCTTCCCATGAAAAATCGCCCATGACAATCGGCCCCATGGCGGCGTCCGGGCTGAAACGCGGCGCATGCGAACTGAAAAGCAGCCGCGAAAAAAGTCCTTTGGTCTTGAAACGCTCAAGCCCCAGCCA from Kiritimatiellia bacterium includes these protein-coding regions:
- a CDS encoding glycosyl hydrolase — protein: PPDVLCAAIRAPEGWKLFFAGQTIQELPGDSVFRVYYAKKIDERPGMPPYANVLSPKAVETFIRITHDRLAEHLGRWFGGTIRFAFTDEPSMIYANSDQLTWTPDFREKFRELKGYDILPYLPCLFEPADGKNDELRARVDYFDARSRLFVERYLLPLRDWCRRHNLLSGGHFGGDDDPKGNVIYGYGHILRSLRALDLPAVDAIWRQLFPDKRSHHFVKYASSVGRQMRQPLVMTESYAAYGSGLTLAEMKWALDQQYARGATMLVCSNYPYSTRDHFMVGCRPHFGKYHPLWKYVNAFHQYAARLGYLLSRGRPLCKTAVYYDVRSIWAGGRTGEQAVERHDRLAETLLQSQCEFDFVDDDILAGEGGRMENGCLVVGPMRYEKLLVPATDWMDEKALAGAAEFVRKGGTLIVLDGALAANGGTVELPDDLTA